Proteins from a single region of Candidatus Methylomirabilota bacterium:
- the lpxD gene encoding UDP-3-O-(3-hydroxymyristoyl)glucosamine N-acyltransferase: MKQLNVSKIFEEFNKDGILTQMEGKDVQVKSVAAADDCGPGDLVFAEEEIYAKLVVERGASAVVTSPKLVKEIGGTQQITILTSPNVKLARALICQKYFDRELRQADEPSIHPSAVIHESVEVPRDVVIGPRAVVGPRVRLGDHCVLMSNVVVEEDAVIGDHAILHPSVVVGFGCRVGQNVIIRSGTIIGSEGFGFAQDEKRKHHRIPQMGKVVIEDRVVIGANCCIDRGTFHDTRIGAGTIMDNLCHIAHNVETGEDCILMAMTCIAGSTRLGNRVITSGQTGILDHVDVTDDTVLLHRAGVTNDVKKPGLYGGAPIQPLREHMKNQAVIRRLSDMRAAIMELKKKVTDLQSTE; this comes from the coding sequence ATGAAGCAGTTGAACGTCTCTAAGATTTTTGAAGAATTTAATAAGGACGGGATCCTAACTCAGATGGAAGGTAAGGACGTCCAGGTTAAAAGCGTAGCTGCTGCAGATGATTGTGGACCAGGGGACCTTGTTTTTGCTGAAGAAGAAATCTATGCAAAACTTGTCGTCGAAAGGGGTGCCTCAGCAGTGGTGACCTCCCCGAAGCTTGTCAAAGAAATTGGGGGTACCCAGCAGATCACCATTCTGACGAGCCCCAATGTCAAGCTTGCAAGAGCCTTAATCTGTCAAAAGTACTTCGATCGTGAACTTCGTCAAGCGGATGAGCCCAGTATCCATCCTTCGGCGGTGATTCATGAGAGTGTCGAGGTTCCCAGGGATGTTGTCATTGGACCACGCGCGGTGGTTGGACCTCGTGTGCGGCTCGGCGATCACTGTGTTCTGATGTCAAACGTGGTCGTTGAAGAAGATGCTGTCATTGGGGACCATGCAATTCTCCATCCTTCGGTCGTGGTTGGATTCGGTTGCCGCGTCGGACAAAACGTCATTATTCGGTCGGGCACGATCATTGGCTCTGAAGGCTTTGGGTTTGCACAAGACGAGAAGAGAAAACACCACCGGATTCCACAGATGGGGAAGGTGGTCATCGAGGACCGTGTGGTGATCGGAGCCAACTGTTGCATCGATCGCGGGACCTTCCACGATACGCGAATCGGGGCGGGAACAATTATGGATAATCTTTGCCACATCGCGCATAATGTTGAGACCGGGGAAGACTGTATTCTCATGGCTATGACCTGTATTGCCGGCTCGACCCGATTGGGCAACCGAGTAATTACTAGCGGTCAGACCGGCATCCTTGATCATGTTGATGTCACCGACGACACGGTGCTTTTGCACCGCGCGGGTGTCACGAACGACGTTAAGAAGCCAGGGTTGTATGGCGGGGCGCCTATTCAACCGCTTAGGGAGCATATGAAGAACCAAGCCGTGATCCGCCGCTTGAGCGACATGCGCGCTGCGATCATGGAACTTAAAAAGAAAGTGACCGATTTGCAGTCAACGGAATAG
- a CDS encoding YgiT-type zinc finger protein, with the protein MTSKFEYRCEYCDGTVREKVVEREAFKHKEGFVILEDVVIGVCDKCGNRYYSADTLKRVEAIATGKIPPERTEEVPVAHAP; encoded by the coding sequence ATGACGAGCAAATTTGAATATCGTTGCGAGTATTGCGATGGGACCGTTCGAGAGAAGGTCGTGGAGCGTGAAGCCTTCAAGCACAAAGAGGGCTTTGTGATCCTGGAGGATGTGGTGATTGGGGTTTGTGACAAGTGTGGGAATCGCTACTACTCGGCAGATACCCTTAAACGGGTAGAGGCAATTGCCACGGGCAAGATCCCCCCAGAACGTACGGAAGAAGTCCCCGTGGCCCATGCCCCGTGA
- a CDS encoding DUF4258 domain-containing protein, with amino-acid sequence MPPRIPERIRRAILDSAYDMTVHAVEEMAEDTLDLTDEETAILNGRLIKREKDESRGTRYTVHGTGADGTTPVGTVGRFTESGRYLIITVYEVTEPET; translated from the coding sequence GTGCCGCCGCGTATCCCCGAACGGATCAGGCGGGCAATTCTTGATTCGGCATATGACATGACAGTCCACGCAGTTGAGGAGATGGCAGAGGACACCCTGGATCTCACGGATGAGGAGACCGCGATCCTCAACGGCAGACTAATCAAGAGAGAGAAAGACGAATCACGCGGGACACGGTATACTGTTCACGGGACAGGAGCAGATGGAACCACGCCTGTGGGGACCGTGGGCCGATTCACTGAGAGTGGCCGCTATCTCATCATTACCGTGTACGAGGTAACGGAGCCTGAGACATGA